The Thermosynechococcus sp. genome has a segment encoding these proteins:
- a CDS encoding Nif11-like leader peptide family natural product precursor: protein MATAQVLAFMQKTAEDAQLRDELEKLLGVGDGNISGAAELDAEELAALRGEMAPKVVDFASQHGFEFSTDELIQVVDSFAQHQAGEMSDEEFSGILGVPVNRDHAEHKTKVTNPLQRLARYLSKTYLGIGADEESE from the coding sequence ATGGCCACGGCACAGGTATTAGCGTTCATGCAAAAGACCGCTGAGGATGCCCAACTGCGGGATGAATTGGAAAAACTGCTGGGGGTCGGAGATGGCAACATTAGTGGGGCGGCCGAACTAGATGCCGAGGAGCTGGCAGCGCTGCGGGGAGAAATGGCGCCGAAAGTAGTGGATTTTGCCAGTCAGCATGGGTTTGAATTTTCCACCGATGAGCTCATTCAGGTGGTTGATTCCTTTGCCCAGCACCAAGCAGGGGAAATGAGCGATGAGGAATTTTCAGGCATTTTAGGCGTTCCGGTGAACAGAGATCACGCTGAACACAAAACTAAAGTGACCAATCCGCTCCAGCGCCTCGCCCGCTACCTTAGTAAAACCTATTTGGGTATAGGTGCGGATGAGGAGAGCGAATAA
- a CDS encoding folate-binding protein YgfZ yields the protein MTGKMTDLLETVCTSGAVYDCSHWGRLRLTGGDRLQFLHNQSSNHCLALQPGQGTDTVFLTSTARILDLATLLVHREWVDLLVSPQRREFLLKWLDKYIFFGDDVQLSDRTPESYCYRVFGSVAEKMTAQFGLGPLANPYDHVTITHAGAPLTFAATSGLAIPGLTLWSDRPLRDLLSPYPQLSDADWEHLRIRQGRPAADAELTEAYNPLEGRLGHTISFNKGCYIGQETIARLNTYQGVKQHLWGLELTAAVTPPTPLILEGEKVGLVTSCTPLGRGAFGLGYVRTKVGGAGLTLHTPEGIIAQVVEVPFLRTVV from the coding sequence ATGACAGGCAAAATGACAGATCTACTGGAAACGGTCTGCACAAGCGGTGCAGTTTATGATTGCAGTCATTGGGGGCGGCTGCGCCTGACGGGGGGCGATCGCCTGCAGTTTTTGCACAATCAAAGCTCAAATCACTGCCTCGCCCTTCAACCCGGCCAAGGCACAGATACCGTTTTCCTGACCTCCACAGCCCGCATCCTTGATTTAGCAACTCTACTTGTCCATCGGGAGTGGGTGGATCTACTGGTATCACCGCAGCGCCGCGAGTTTCTCCTCAAGTGGCTTGATAAGTACATTTTCTTTGGCGATGATGTCCAACTCAGCGATCGCACCCCTGAGAGCTACTGCTATCGAGTTTTTGGGAGCGTTGCTGAAAAGATGACTGCCCAGTTTGGCCTAGGACCATTGGCCAATCCCTACGATCATGTCACTATCACCCATGCAGGTGCCCCCTTAACGTTTGCTGCCACCAGTGGCTTAGCCATTCCCGGTTTAACCCTTTGGAGCGATCGCCCCCTCAGGGATCTCCTGAGCCCCTATCCCCAACTCAGTGACGCTGACTGGGAGCACCTGCGCATCCGCCAAGGTCGACCCGCTGCCGACGCCGAACTCACCGAAGCGTACAACCCCCTGGAAGGACGGTTAGGGCATACCATTTCTTTTAATAAGGGCTGCTATATCGGCCAAGAGACGATCGCCCGTCTGAACACCTACCAAGGGGTCAAACAACACCTCTGGGGACTGGAGTTAACTGCGGCAGTGACACCACCTACACCCTTAATCCTAGAGGGTGAAAAAGTGGGTCTTGTTACCAGTTGCACTCCCCTAGGGAGGGGTGCCTTTGGCCTTGGGTATGTGCGCACAAAAGTTGGTGGGGCTGGCCTAACGTTGCACACCCCAGAGGGCATCATAGCCCAGGTCGTTGAGGTACCCTTCTTAAGAACCGTTGTCTAA
- a CDS encoding thiamine phosphate synthase encodes MQNLAPESEGQRIRRILDANLDRAREGLRVIEEWCRFGREDASLSAECKDLRQTLGRYHTEELRAARQTDQDPGTALSHPQERDRQTLNAVLTANFARVQEALRVIEEYGKLTDTELSETAKALRYRVYILEQALTLNPRQARLRHLHAAKLYLVTSPSDRLLEIVEAALKGGLTLVQYRDKTSDDHTRLRTACQLQALCQRYGALFLVNDRVDIALGANADGVHLGQTDIPMELARQILGRDRLVGRSTTNAQELERAIAEGADYVGVGPIFATPTKPGKAAAGFDYLQYARKHAPLPQFAIGGINLSNIEEVIKAGATRVAVVRAIMEAPDPEATTRELLQRLSQGGNHDFGG; translated from the coding sequence ATGCAAAATTTAGCTCCCGAATCTGAGGGGCAACGCATCCGGCGGATTCTTGATGCCAATCTTGACCGTGCCCGCGAAGGTTTGCGGGTGATCGAGGAATGGTGCCGCTTTGGCCGCGAAGATGCCAGCCTCAGTGCGGAATGCAAAGATTTGCGCCAAACCCTAGGTCGCTACCATACTGAGGAGTTGCGGGCGGCACGGCAGACGGATCAGGATCCAGGGACTGCCTTGAGTCATCCCCAGGAGCGCGATCGCCAGACCCTCAACGCGGTGCTCACCGCCAACTTTGCCCGTGTTCAAGAAGCGCTACGGGTGATTGAGGAGTATGGGAAATTAACGGATACCGAGCTCAGTGAAACCGCTAAAGCGCTACGCTACCGCGTTTACATTCTGGAGCAGGCACTGACCCTCAACCCGCGCCAAGCGCGATTGCGACACCTGCACGCCGCCAAACTCTATCTGGTCACTTCGCCGAGCGATCGCCTACTGGAAATTGTTGAAGCTGCATTAAAGGGGGGATTGACCCTGGTGCAATATCGCGATAAAACCAGCGATGATCATACTCGCCTGCGAACGGCTTGCCAGTTGCAAGCCCTCTGCCAACGCTACGGTGCCCTGTTTCTGGTCAACGATCGCGTGGATATTGCCCTTGGCGCCAACGCCGATGGCGTGCACCTCGGACAGACGGATATTCCCATGGAATTGGCGCGACAAATCCTAGGGCGCGATCGCCTGGTGGGACGCTCGACCACCAATGCGCAAGAACTGGAGCGGGCCATTGCCGAAGGGGCCGATTATGTCGGTGTCGGGCCAATTTTTGCCACGCCCACCAAACCTGGTAAGGCGGCCGCGGGTTTTGACTATCTGCAATATGCCCGCAAACATGCCCCGCTGCCCCAGTTTGCCATTGGCGGCATTAATCTGAGCAACATTGAGGAGGTCATCAAGGCCGGGGCCACTCGGGTGGCTGTTGTGCGCGCCATTATGGAGGCACCAGATCCAGAAGCCACAACACGGGAGCTATTGCAACGCCTATCTCAAGGGGGGAACCATGACTTCGGCGGCTGA
- a CDS encoding bifunctional 2-polyprenyl-6-hydroxyphenol methylase/3-demethylubiquinol 3-O-methyltransferase UbiG, whose product MTSAAEITAAVRQLYNIYPFPPEPLLDEPPPGYNWRWSWPAAYSFCTGRYPSQLDVAILDAGCGTGVGTEYLAHLNPQAQITALDLSEGALEIARERCRRSGATNVQFHHLSLEDVAQLGQTFQMINCVGVLHHLPDPQRGIQALANVLAPGGIFHIFVYGEYGRWEIRLMQQAIALLQGSDRPNYRQGVAIGRQLFAALPANNRLKKREQERWSLENQRDECFADMYVHPQEIDYTIASLFDLIRASGLEFIGFSNPQVWQLERLLGSQPELLQRAQQLDPIQQYQLIECLDPEAMTHFEFFLAKPPLPRHDWAADSELLAAIPWRHPCIDSWPGACVFNCHYEVIHLNQAEQQFLSAASGKATVAELLAQQPDFNLAGVRSLLERHLLLLGVAK is encoded by the coding sequence ATGACTTCGGCGGCTGAGATTACTGCGGCGGTGCGGCAACTGTACAATATCTATCCGTTTCCGCCGGAACCCCTCCTCGATGAACCACCCCCCGGGTACAACTGGCGCTGGTCTTGGCCGGCAGCCTATAGCTTCTGCACAGGGCGTTATCCTTCCCAATTGGATGTTGCTATTCTCGATGCCGGCTGTGGCACCGGTGTAGGCACAGAGTACTTAGCCCATCTGAATCCACAGGCGCAGATCACGGCTTTGGATCTCAGTGAAGGGGCGCTAGAGATTGCCCGGGAACGGTGCCGGCGATCGGGCGCCACCAATGTCCAATTTCACCACCTGAGCCTAGAGGACGTGGCGCAACTGGGGCAAACGTTCCAGATGATTAACTGTGTCGGAGTGCTGCACCACCTGCCGGATCCGCAGCGGGGGATTCAAGCCCTTGCCAATGTCCTGGCCCCCGGTGGCATTTTTCATATCTTTGTCTATGGTGAATACGGTCGCTGGGAAATTCGGCTGATGCAGCAGGCCATTGCCCTTCTGCAGGGGAGCGATCGCCCCAACTATCGCCAGGGAGTGGCTATTGGACGGCAACTCTTTGCGGCATTGCCGGCGAACAACCGCCTGAAAAAGCGGGAGCAGGAGCGCTGGAGTCTTGAAAATCAGCGGGATGAATGCTTTGCCGATATGTATGTGCATCCCCAGGAAATTGACTATACAATCGCCAGCCTATTTGACCTCATTCGTGCTTCAGGCCTAGAGTTTATCGGCTTTTCCAACCCTCAAGTTTGGCAGCTAGAGCGGCTATTGGGCAGCCAGCCCGAACTGTTGCAACGGGCGCAGCAACTTGACCCGATTCAGCAATATCAACTCATTGAGTGCCTTGACCCCGAAGCCATGACCCACTTTGAGTTCTTTTTGGCTAAGCCGCCACTGCCGCGTCACGATTGGGCAGCAGACAGTGAACTCTTGGCAGCTATTCCCTGGCGCCACCCCTGCATTGACAGCTGGCCAGGGGCCTGTGTCTTTAACTGCCACTATGAGGTGATTCACCTCAACCAGGCCGAACAGCAGTTCCTGAGTGCGGCCAGCGGTAAGGCAACCGTGGCTGAGTTATTGGCACAACAGCCAGACTTCAACCTGGCCGGCGTGCGATCGCTCCTTGAGCGGCACCTACTTCTTTTGGGAGTAGCAAAATGA
- a CDS encoding DUF4033 domain-containing protein, whose protein sequence is MMPPESLNWLERWCLARLIGAIASAIGVEPQRWDYVGFVEITRQLKRGRSPAQQQAIVATVFDRLIPPMVSTLIRRLFRPSRWVCEGNAWFATRLTGWLVGASDRYWVEVIPPDQLPQWQHSGVRIQKCRYLAESQCMALCINLCKNPTEQFFRQRLGIPLTMTPNFRDYSCEMVFGTPAQPIPEPPLLPCWQDPSQTPCPYV, encoded by the coding sequence ATGATGCCGCCTGAGTCCCTGAACTGGCTAGAGCGGTGGTGCTTGGCTCGGCTGATTGGCGCGATCGCCAGTGCCATTGGCGTTGAGCCACAGCGATGGGACTATGTTGGCTTTGTTGAGATCACCCGACAGCTGAAACGGGGGCGATCGCCCGCGCAGCAACAGGCCATTGTGGCCACGGTCTTTGATCGCCTTATCCCACCAATGGTGAGTACATTGATACGCAGACTCTTTCGACCAAGCCGCTGGGTCTGTGAGGGGAATGCCTGGTTTGCTACCCGCCTCACGGGCTGGTTAGTGGGTGCCAGCGATCGCTACTGGGTCGAGGTCATTCCCCCCGATCAACTCCCCCAATGGCAACACAGTGGCGTGCGCATCCAAAAATGCCGCTACTTGGCTGAATCCCAATGTATGGCGTTGTGTATCAACCTGTGCAAAAACCCCACCGAGCAATTTTTTCGGCAGCGACTGGGCATTCCTTTGACGATGACGCCGAACTTTAGGGACTACAGTTGCGAAATGGTTTTTGGCACCCCTGCCCAGCCGATTCCTGAGCCGCCGCTGCTCCCCTGTTGGCAAGATCCGAGCCAAACCCCCTGCCCTTACGTTTAA
- a CDS encoding ArsJ-associated glyceraldehyde-3-phosphate dehydrogenase yields MGVGIGINGFGRMGRLVLRAAWGWPELDFRHINEIKGGTTAAAHLLEFDSVHGRWPQTIQAKEGAIAINDQSISFSEAKTPAEVPWQERGVEIVLECSGKFRTAEQLAAYFAVGVKKVIVAAPVKEQALNIVMGVNDHLYNPSAHHLLTAASCTTNCLAPVVKVIHESFGIRHGLITTIHDVTNTQTLVDAPHKDLRRARSSLMSLIPTTTGSATAIGLIYPELQGKLNGLAVRVPLLNASLTDCVFEVSRPTTVAEVNAALKAAAAGELKGILGYEERPLVSIDYCNDPRSSIVDALSTMVVDETQVKILAWYDNEWGYSNRMAELARRVATTLP; encoded by the coding sequence ATGGGCGTTGGCATTGGCATCAATGGTTTTGGCCGCATGGGTCGCTTGGTTTTGCGTGCCGCATGGGGTTGGCCTGAACTGGATTTTCGTCACATCAACGAGATTAAGGGAGGCACAACCGCTGCTGCCCATTTGCTAGAGTTTGATTCGGTTCATGGCCGTTGGCCCCAGACCATCCAAGCCAAGGAGGGGGCGATCGCCATCAACGATCAAAGCATTAGCTTTTCGGAAGCGAAAACTCCGGCGGAGGTGCCTTGGCAAGAACGGGGAGTCGAGATTGTTCTGGAATGCTCGGGTAAATTCCGTACCGCTGAGCAACTGGCGGCCTACTTTGCAGTTGGGGTGAAAAAAGTGATTGTTGCTGCCCCTGTCAAGGAACAGGCGCTCAACATTGTCATGGGGGTCAATGATCACCTCTACAATCCCTCCGCCCACCACTTACTCACCGCCGCCTCCTGTACGACAAACTGCCTTGCCCCCGTCGTCAAAGTTATTCACGAAAGCTTTGGCATTCGCCACGGCTTGATTACCACGATCCACGATGTCACGAATACCCAGACGCTGGTGGATGCTCCCCACAAGGATTTGCGCCGTGCCCGCTCTAGTCTCATGTCCCTTATACCGACGACAACTGGTTCAGCTACCGCTATTGGTCTCATTTATCCAGAACTCCAAGGCAAGCTCAATGGTCTAGCTGTACGGGTACCCCTGTTGAATGCGTCGCTCACCGACTGCGTTTTTGAAGTGAGCCGCCCCACCACTGTAGCCGAAGTGAATGCCGCCCTCAAGGCCGCTGCAGCCGGCGAACTCAAGGGAATCCTCGGTTATGAGGAACGTCCCCTTGTTTCCATTGACTACTGCAACGATCCCCGTTCCAGCATTGTTGATGCCCTCTCCACCATGGTCGTGGATGAAACGCAGGTGAAAATTCTGGCGTGGTATGACAACGAATGGGGTTACAGCAATCGTATGGCCGAATTAGCTCGTCGCGTTGCCACTACTTTGCCCTAG
- a CDS encoding DNA methyltransferase, producing MATGVELPQKHTKISRDNSNINKIDEQDRAFHDWYRFVLSYPPHLVRGYIEDFGLNEESVILDPFCGTGTTLVESKRQGIPSLGIEANPFAHFATSVKTDWRVDPDLLSSHSYAVAELALNILRQQGIEDSVPFAANVADLPLRQLSAEQNQLILAGSISPLPLHKVLVLLECLEKYKIEKVYRHQLLAIAHTLVFAVSNLRFGPEVGVAKAKVDAPVIRAWLTKIAEMVEDLRRVQDQEDTPAHVYLADARGPDKVLPPQSIDAVITSPPYPNEKDYTRTTRLESVILGFIKTKADLQTLKKGLIRSNTRNVYKADDDDRWIQDHPKIQAIAEVIERRRIQLGKTSGFEKRYSRVTKLYFGGMARHLAALRSLLRPNAQLAYVVGDQASYLRVMIPTGELLADIAQALGYELVRTDLFRTRFASATKEQLREEVVILRWKGACSQFRQAEGR from the coding sequence ATGGCCACAGGAGTTGAGTTGCCTCAAAAGCATACAAAAATCTCCAGGGACAACAGCAATATCAACAAGATAGATGAGCAAGACCGTGCCTTCCATGACTGGTATCGGTTTGTGCTGTCCTATCCACCCCATCTTGTGAGGGGTTACATAGAAGACTTTGGCTTGAATGAAGAGAGTGTCATCCTAGACCCCTTTTGCGGCACCGGGACAACACTTGTGGAGTCGAAGCGCCAAGGCATTCCATCGTTGGGTATCGAAGCCAATCCCTTCGCCCATTTTGCGACATCGGTAAAGACCGATTGGAGGGTTGATCCTGATTTACTGTCCAGTCACTCCTACGCGGTGGCCGAACTTGCCCTTAATATCCTACGGCAGCAAGGGATAGAGGACTCAGTGCCTTTTGCGGCCAATGTTGCTGACCTACCGCTACGCCAACTATCTGCAGAGCAAAATCAACTCATCCTTGCGGGGTCGATCAGTCCACTTCCCTTACACAAGGTATTGGTGCTCCTTGAGTGCTTAGAGAAATACAAAATAGAAAAGGTCTATCGGCATCAATTGCTGGCGATCGCCCACACTCTCGTTTTTGCCGTCAGTAATTTGCGCTTTGGTCCTGAAGTGGGTGTTGCTAAAGCCAAGGTTGATGCGCCAGTGATTCGTGCTTGGCTTACCAAGATTGCTGAAATGGTGGAGGATTTGCGGCGGGTACAGGATCAAGAGGATACCCCTGCCCACGTCTATCTGGCCGATGCCAGAGGTCCTGACAAGGTCTTGCCCCCACAGTCGATTGATGCGGTGATCACCTCACCCCCTTATCCCAACGAAAAGGACTACACCAGAACAACCCGCCTCGAGTCGGTGATCTTAGGCTTCATTAAAACTAAGGCTGATTTACAAACCTTGAAGAAGGGGCTCATCCGTTCTAACACTCGCAATGTGTATAAAGCCGATGATGACGATCGCTGGATTCAAGATCACCCTAAAATTCAGGCGATTGCAGAGGTAATTGAACGCCGCAGAATTCAACTGGGTAAGACCTCCGGCTTTGAGAAACGCTACAGCAGAGTCACCAAACTTTATTTTGGTGGCATGGCCCGGCACTTGGCTGCCCTGCGATCGCTGCTGCGCCCCAATGCTCAGCTCGCCTATGTGGTTGGTGACCAAGCCTCATACTTGCGGGTGATGATTCCCACAGGTGAGTTATTAGCTGACATTGCTCAGGCCCTCGGCTATGAGTTGGTGCGCACGGATCTCTTCCGAACACGGTTTGCCAGTGCCACTAAGGAACAACTGCGAGAAGAAGTCGTGATCCTACGCTGGAAAGGCGCATGTAGCCAATTCAGACAAGCTGAGGGGCGGTAG
- a CDS encoding SPOR domain-containing protein: protein MSRVSIHSQPWLSHLCLILMGWGTPALAAEPIPIPVPPPEVNTVIPIPVPAPEVRTAPIPTLPPPLDSSRERLPVPSGPIPMGFVGSDRGMNQLPPPPEISDADLATLAPVAPKTRFRVIVLDVREEDVANQERLRSLVPEVVPITLGQRRALQVGSFRNEANATQMRAFMEVNGFRAEIQPLP from the coding sequence ATGAGCCGTGTCAGCATTCACTCCCAGCCGTGGTTGAGTCACCTATGTTTGATCCTAATGGGTTGGGGGACGCCTGCATTGGCGGCAGAACCGATTCCCATCCCCGTACCACCGCCAGAGGTGAATACCGTCATCCCCATTCCCGTGCCTGCCCCAGAGGTGAGGACCGCTCCAATTCCTACCCTACCGCCGCCGCTGGACAGCTCCCGCGAACGATTACCGGTGCCCAGTGGCCCGATTCCGATGGGATTTGTGGGGAGCGATCGCGGGATGAATCAATTGCCCCCCCCACCAGAGATTTCTGACGCCGACTTAGCAACCCTAGCTCCTGTAGCCCCCAAAACGCGCTTTCGGGTGATTGTTTTAGATGTACGGGAGGAGGATGTGGCCAATCAAGAACGCCTGCGATCGCTGGTTCCCGAAGTTGTACCCATTACCTTGGGTCAGCGCCGCGCCCTGCAAGTGGGAAGTTTCCGAAACGAGGCCAATGCCACCCAAATGCGTGCCTTTATGGAGGTCAATGGCTTTCGCGCTGAGATTCAACCTCTCCCCTAA